One genomic region from Gossypium hirsutum isolate 1008001.06 chromosome D13, Gossypium_hirsutum_v2.1, whole genome shotgun sequence encodes:
- the LOC107950892 gene encoding probable methyltransferase TCM_000331, which translates to MFIAMASSANLHCTNATDKQISYANNSSLQKKVLLKTRPFLEDTIKDMLSKMVPAPCIKVADLGCASGPNTFFPTCEVMDIIASVCRQAHWESPELQVFLNDLPQNDFNTVFKSIPAFNGKPCFVAGVAGSFYQRLFLSKSIHFVHSSYWLHWLSKVPGGVENKRNVYIAKSSPPNVSKAYFEQFRDDFSRVLRFRSEEMITGGRILPLTSLVGALLIPQAKTVVLYGVYSQNRSSTWWPRFIFFFWDVLGTLQKHMEPKKNNRKKTTGPKKTSLEKPKQRSVFDYCENKSSRSKSSESHASKTAKMAIKAQSPAKTLIREDSPIDIRQG; encoded by the exons ATGTTTATTGCTATGGCATCATCTGCAAATCTTCATTGCACCAATGCCACTGACAAACAAATTAGTTATGCTAATAATTCCTCACTACAA AAAAAAGTGCTATTGAAGACAAGGCCATTCCTAGAGGATACCATCAAAGACATGTTGAGCAAGATGGTTCCTGCTCCTTGTATTAAGGTGGCTGATTTGGGTTGTGCTTCCGGTCCCAACACGTTCTTCCCGACATGTGAAGTTATGGATATCATCGCTAGTGTTTGCCGACAAGCACATTGGGAATCGCCTGAGCTTCAAGTGTTCCTTAATGATCTTCCCCAAAACGACTTCAACACTGTGTTTAAATCAATTCCTGCATTCAATGGGAAGCCTTGTTTCGTTGCCGGAGTTGCAGGTTCCTTTTACCAAAGGCTTTTTCTGAGCAAGAGCATTCACTTCGTACATTCTTCTTACTGGCTTCATTGGCTCTCAAAG GTACCAGGAGGAGTTGAGAACAAGAGGAATGTATACATAGCAAAGTCGAGCCCTCCTAATGTATCCAAAGCTTATTTTGAGCAATTTCGAGATGATTTCTCGAGAGTTTTACGTTTTCGTTCCGAAGAAATGATAACCGGAGGACGAATATTGCCGCTTACTTCATTGGTAGGAGCATTACTGATCCCACAAGCAAAGACTGTTGTGCTATATGGGGTTTATTCACAAAATCGCTCCTCGACTTGGTGGCCGaggttcattttttttttttg GGACGTCTTGGGAACCCTACAAAAGCACATGGAGCCAAAGAAAAACAACAGAAAGAAAACGACAGGTCCAAAGAAGACGTCCCTTGAGAAACCAAAACAACGATCAGTCTTCGATTACTGTGAAAATAAGAGCAGCCGATCCAAATCTTCAGAGAGCCATGCAAGCAAAACGGCAAAGATGGCCATCAAAGCACAATCTCCAGCCAAAACGTTAATCAGGGAGGATTCCCCCATCGACATTAGGCAGGGTTGA
- the LOC107953092 gene encoding probable methyltransferase TCM_000331 codes for MGRLHIQIQQAMTMATASSANVYCTNATDKQISYANNSSLQKKVQLKTRPFLEDTIKDMLSKMVHVPCIKVADLGCASGPNTFFPTCEVMDVIASVCRQAHWESPELQVFLNDLPQNDFNTVFKSIPAFNGKPCFVAGVAGSFYQRLFPSKSIHFVHSSYSLHWLSRVPRGVEDNKRNLYIAKTSHPNVSKAYSEQYRNDFSRFLRFRSEEMITKGRMLLTFIGRSITDPTSKDCCTIWDLFTKSLLDLVAEGLVCESDVDSFNVPYYYPCKEEVREIIEKEGSFVLNKLEIFEVNWDFEDDVCNENFVLEKSKSGRNVANCIRAITESMIASHFGDTIIDDLFSRFAQHVGEHLSCEKTKYYVTIVVSMTLK; via the exons ATGGGAAGACTCCATATCCAGATCCAGCAAGCAATGACTATGGCTACGGCATCATCTGCAAATGTTTATTGCACCAATGCCACAGACAAACAAATTAGCTATGCCAATAATTCCTCACTTCAA aaaaaagTACAATTGAAGACAAGGCCATTCCTAGAGGACACCATCAAAGACATGTTGAGCAAGATGGTTCACGTTCCTTGTATTAAGGTGGCTGATTTGGGTTGTGCTTCGGGGCCCAACACGTTCTTCCCGACATGTGAAGTTATGGATGTCATCGCTAGTGTTTGCCGACAAGCACATTGGGAATCGCCTGAGCTTCAAGTGTTCCTTAATGATCTTCCCCAAAACGACTTCAACACTGTGTTTAAATCAATTCCTGCATTCAATGGGAAGCCTTGTTTCGTTGCCGGAGTTGCAGGTTCCTTTTACCAAAGGCTTTTTCCGAGCAAGAGCATTCACTTCGTGCATTCTTCTTACAGTCTTCATTGGCTCTCAAGG GTACCAAGAGGAGTTGAGGATAACAAGCGAAATTTATACATAGCAAAGACGAGCCATCCTAATGTATCCAAAGCTTATTCAGAGCAATATCGAAATGATTTCTCGAGATTTTTACGCTTTCGTTCCGAAGAAATGATAACTAAGGGACGAATGTTGCTTACCTTCATTGGTAGGAGCATTACTGATCCCACAAGCAAAGACTGTTGTACCATATGGGATTTGTTCACCAAATCACTGCTCGACTTGGTGGCTGAG GGATTGGTGTGTGAATCTGATGTAGATTCATTCAATGTGCCTTACTATTACCCTTGCAAAGAAGAAGTGAGGGAAATCATCGAAAAAGAAGGGTCTTTCGTTCTCAACAAATTAGAGATTTTCGAAGTGAATTGGGATTTTGAAGATGATGTTTGCAATGAAAATTTCGTGCTCGAAAAGAGTAAAAGCGGGCGAAATGTTGCAAATTGCATACGAGCAATTACAGAATCTATGATTGCTAGTCATTTTGGAGATACCATAATTGATGATCTGTTCTCAAGATTTGCACAACATGTGGGTGAGCATTTGTCGTGTGAGAAGACAAAGTACTATGTTACTATTGTTGTTTCAATGACTCTGAAATAA